A window of Clostridium sp. 'White wine YQ' contains these coding sequences:
- a CDS encoding SPOR domain-containing protein, with protein sequence MRYTRYNYKKKSNKGARSFGYFITIVIIALVIGTAIANAIFGGGFSFPKGFNLIKNNSSAKASNGDTKSYKNFEIVQCGYYSKEENAIDIQNKIKDQVPVYVVKDDNKFRVIAGIYEVGKGDEVKNKLDGLGVNAIKLKININGSDYYDSLIGGIVDGYLKMINSINDSSVKSVNTDEFKKWASAFEEKGDRANEIKDIKAHIASLPNDFTKDKIQGEMEFLDKLIEPYKGN encoded by the coding sequence ATGAGATATACACGGTACAATTATAAAAAGAAGAGTAATAAAGGAGCAAGATCATTCGGCTATTTTATTACAATAGTTATAATTGCCTTAGTTATAGGGACTGCAATTGCCAATGCTATTTTTGGGGGAGGGTTCTCTTTTCCTAAAGGTTTTAACTTGATTAAAAATAATAGCTCAGCAAAAGCAAGTAATGGAGATACTAAAAGTTATAAGAATTTCGAAATAGTACAGTGTGGTTATTATAGCAAAGAAGAAAATGCGATAGATATCCAAAATAAAATAAAAGATCAAGTTCCAGTATATGTTGTTAAGGATGATAATAAATTCAGAGTAATTGCAGGTATTTACGAAGTTGGAAAAGGTGATGAAGTAAAAAACAAATTAGATGGTTTAGGAGTAAATGCAATTAAGTTAAAAATAAATATAAATGGATCAGATTATTATGATTCGTTAATTGGTGGTATAGTTGATGGATATCTAAAAATGATAAATAGTATAAATGATTCTTCAGTTAAAAGTGTTAATACTGATGAATTTAAGAAATGGGCATCTGCTTTCGAAGAAAAGGGAGATAGAGCAAATGAAATCAAGGATATAAAGGCACATATAGCCAGTCTTCCTAATGATTTTACTAAGGATAAAATCCAAGGCGAAATGGAGTTTTTAGATAAGTTAATAGAACCATACAAAGGCAACTAG
- a CDS encoding C40 family peptidase, whose product MNQKRKTITKALLLTVALLTATSFKAMKPKADTTGNSTQGVVLKTSQLKVKKTIVSPKKEEGTSSVSSSYTASRGDSGSGAGSGVVSYAYNFIGRPYVFGAAGPRSFDCSGLTMYVFAKFGYSLPHYTGSQFSMGVPVSRSNLRPGDLVFFNTYGSISHVGIYVGGGDFLHAPSSGKTVTVSSLNEAYYSSRYAGARRIIR is encoded by the coding sequence ATGAATCAGAAGCGTAAAACTATTACTAAAGCATTGCTTTTAACAGTAGCTTTGCTTACGGCAACAAGTTTTAAGGCCATGAAACCAAAAGCTGACACCACAGGAAATTCAACTCAAGGGGTAGTTTTAAAAACTAGTCAGTTAAAAGTTAAAAAAACTATCGTTTCACCAAAGAAGGAAGAGGGAACAAGTTCAGTGAGTTCCAGTTATACTGCATCAAGAGGGGATAGTGGAAGTGGTGCAGGCAGCGGGGTTGTTTCTTATGCGTATAATTTTATCGGAAGACCATATGTTTTTGGAGCAGCAGGTCCAAGAAGTTTTGACTGCTCAGGATTAACAATGTATGTGTTTGCGAAATTTGGGTACTCATTACCACACTACACTGGATCACAATTTTCAATGGGAGTTCCAGTATCTAGGTCAAACTTAAGACCAGGGGATTTAGTATTCTTTAACACTTATGGTTCAATAAGTCATGTGGGTATTTATGTTGGAGGAGGAGATTTTCTTCATGCACCTTCATCAGGAAAAACTGTTACTGTAAGTTCGTTAAATGAAGCTTATTACTCAAGCAGATATGCTGGAGCGAGAAGAATAATAAGATAA
- a CDS encoding HTH domain-containing protein: MDINEKVLETLRNSGEALKGGEIAEKAGLDKKDVDKALKTLKAEGKINSPKRCYYGIAE, from the coding sequence ATGGATATAAATGAGAAAGTATTAGAGACCTTAAGAAATTCAGGTGAAGCTTTAAAGGGTGGAGAAATTGCTGAAAAAGCTGGATTAGACAAAAAGGATGTCGACAAAGCACTTAAGACATTAAAAGCAGAAGGCAAAATAAATTCACCAAAAAGATGTTATTACGGAATAGCAGAATAA
- a CDS encoding aminoacyl-histidine dipeptidase, with amino-acid sequence MRVLDTIEPKNVFYYFEEISKIPRGSGNEKAISDYLLNFGKSLGLESIQDSALNVIIKKPATKGYENAPTVIIQGHMDMVCEKNKDTVHDFEKDPIKLRIEGDYVYATGTTLGADDGIAVAYALAILASKDIAHPAIEVLITTDEERGMGGAMAVDGKNLSGKILLNIDSEEEGKLLVSCAGGAKANVTSKIEWTEAKKDGSLLEISVRGLKGGHSGQEIDKGRGNANKLAGRILMDLLGKIDFNVVSLNGGAKDNAIPREIDAEIYVSKADISLVKESVSEFNKIFKNELSAQDPDVNVSVVESNKEINKVFDSESTKRAVKLLYLMPNGIQTMSMNIKDLVESSLNLGVVVTDDKAVSYSLALRSSVASLKDEIINQVKILADSLGAETEISGYYPEWQYREESKIRNLSEKIYVEMTGEKPEIIAIHAGLECGLFMEKLGEDMDMISFGPDLYDIHTPDEHMSISSVKRFWEYLIRVLGEIK; translated from the coding sequence ATGAGAGTTTTAGACACAATTGAACCAAAAAATGTTTTTTATTATTTTGAGGAGATTTCAAAAATACCTAGAGGGTCAGGAAATGAGAAGGCAATAAGTGACTATTTATTGAATTTTGGTAAATCGTTAGGCCTTGAAAGTATTCAAGATTCTGCTTTAAATGTAATTATAAAAAAGCCAGCTACTAAGGGGTATGAAAATGCGCCTACAGTAATAATCCAAGGACATATGGATATGGTATGCGAAAAAAATAAAGATACAGTACATGACTTTGAAAAGGATCCAATTAAGCTAAGAATAGAAGGAGATTATGTTTATGCAACAGGAACTACTCTTGGAGCAGATGATGGAATAGCAGTTGCATATGCTTTAGCTATTTTAGCATCAAAAGACATTGCTCATCCTGCTATAGAAGTATTGATCACAACTGATGAAGAAAGAGGTATGGGTGGCGCTATGGCTGTAGATGGCAAAAACCTTAGTGGTAAAATACTTCTTAATATTGACTCAGAAGAAGAAGGAAAGTTATTAGTATCTTGTGCTGGCGGAGCTAAAGCAAACGTTACCTCAAAAATTGAATGGACTGAAGCTAAAAAAGATGGAAGTCTTTTAGAAATATCAGTTAGAGGATTAAAAGGTGGCCACTCTGGTCAAGAAATAGATAAGGGAAGAGGAAATGCAAATAAATTGGCTGGAAGAATACTTATGGATCTTCTAGGTAAGATAGATTTTAACGTTGTTTCCTTAAATGGAGGAGCGAAGGATAATGCAATTCCAAGAGAAATAGATGCAGAAATATATGTTTCAAAAGCTGATATTTCTTTAGTTAAGGAAAGTGTTTCAGAATTTAATAAGATCTTTAAAAATGAATTAAGTGCTCAAGATCCTGATGTAAATGTTTCTGTTGTTGAGTCTAATAAAGAGATAAATAAGGTATTTGACTCAGAATCTACAAAGAGAGCTGTAAAACTTCTGTATTTAATGCCTAATGGTATTCAAACTATGAGCATGAATATAAAAGATTTAGTTGAAAGTTCATTAAACTTAGGAGTTGTAGTGACAGATGATAAAGCGGTAAGTTATAGTTTAGCACTTAGAAGTTCAGTTGCATCTCTTAAGGATGAAATAATAAATCAGGTGAAAATTTTAGCAGATAGTTTAGGAGCTGAAACAGAAATATCTGGTTATTACCCTGAATGGCAATATAGAGAAGAATCAAAAATAAGAAATCTAAGTGAAAAGATTTATGTTGAAATGACAGGAGAAAAGCCAGAAATAATTGCTATACATGCAGGTTTAGAATGTGGATTATTTATGGAGAAACTTGGAGAAGATATGGATATGATTAGTTTTGGACCTGATTTATATGACATTCATACTCCAGATGAACATATGAGCATTTCATCTGTAAAAAGATTCTGGGAATACCTAATCAGAGTTTTAGGTGAAATAAAATAA
- the pyk gene encoding pyruvate kinase encodes MQKTKMIFTIGPASNNEEILREFIKIGMSVARLNCSHGTQDDHRKNINILKKLRDELSTPTGILLDIKGPKIRTHNFINDVAKLKKGDKFSFLCSGEILGDNTKCSISYEELYKDIKVGGTILVDDGLLEFKVLEVRDKEIITEVIIGGEIKSHKGVNVPNVKIKLPALTDKDKADIVFGCKEEVDFFAISFVRKAEDIVEARKLLSENNGEKIKLIAKIESQEGVDNIDEIIEVTDGVMVARGDMGVEIPIERVPILQKQIIKKCNASGKVVITATQMLDSMIKNSRPTRAEACDICNAIFDGTDAIMLSGESAAGAYPLEAARTMSRIALEAEANFDYVGFTSNLREPSLSAFEDAISYTASRTANILPTKAIVAATKSGATAKLISKYKPRCPIVAITPFENVRRSLSLNFGIIPELCEMFNTTDDIINEARESALRLKLAEIGDNILVAAGMPTTHVGGTNMLKIEKI; translated from the coding sequence ATGCAAAAAACAAAAATGATTTTTACAATTGGACCGGCATCTAATAACGAAGAAATATTAAGGGAATTTATTAAAATTGGAATGAGCGTAGCAAGACTCAACTGCTCTCATGGAACGCAAGATGATCATAGAAAGAATATCAATATACTAAAGAAATTAAGAGATGAATTATCTACTCCTACAGGTATTCTTCTTGATATTAAAGGCCCTAAAATAAGAACTCATAATTTTATAAATGATGTAGCAAAATTAAAAAAAGGAGATAAATTTTCTTTTTTATGCTCAGGTGAGATATTAGGAGATAATACAAAATGCTCTATCTCTTATGAAGAATTATATAAGGATATAAAAGTTGGAGGTACAATCCTTGTAGATGATGGTCTTCTTGAATTTAAGGTTTTAGAAGTTCGTGATAAAGAAATTATAACCGAAGTTATTATCGGCGGAGAAATAAAGAGCCATAAAGGAGTTAATGTTCCAAATGTAAAAATTAAACTTCCTGCTCTTACCGATAAAGATAAAGCAGATATTGTCTTTGGATGTAAAGAAGAGGTTGACTTCTTCGCAATATCTTTTGTAAGAAAAGCTGAAGATATAGTAGAAGCTAGAAAATTGCTTAGTGAAAATAATGGTGAAAAAATCAAACTAATTGCTAAAATAGAAAGTCAAGAAGGCGTAGATAATATTGATGAAATTATCGAGGTTACTGACGGTGTTATGGTTGCAAGAGGTGATATGGGCGTTGAAATTCCAATAGAAAGAGTTCCTATATTACAAAAGCAAATAATAAAGAAATGTAATGCATCTGGCAAGGTTGTAATTACAGCTACTCAAATGTTAGATTCAATGATTAAAAATTCTAGACCTACAAGAGCTGAAGCCTGCGATATCTGTAATGCTATTTTTGATGGTACAGATGCTATTATGCTTTCAGGAGAAAGTGCAGCTGGTGCTTATCCACTTGAAGCTGCTAGAACAATGAGTAGAATAGCATTGGAAGCTGAAGCAAATTTTGATTATGTGGGCTTTACTTCAAATCTAAGGGAACCCTCTTTATCAGCATTTGAAGATGCTATAAGTTATACAGCTTCAAGAACAGCAAATATCCTACCTACTAAGGCTATAGTTGCTGCTACTAAAAGCGGTGCTACTGCAAAATTAATTTCTAAATATAAACCTAGATGTCCAATTGTTGCCATAACTCCTTTTGAAAATGTCAGAAGAAGTTTATCTCTTAACTTTGGTATAATACCTGAGTTATGTGAAATGTTTAATACAACAGATGACATAATCAATGAGGCTAGAGAAAGTGCTCTTAGACTTAAATTAGCTGAAATAGGAGATAATATATTAGTAGCAGCTGGAATGCCTACAACCCACGTTGGCGGAACTAATATGCTTAAGATTGAAAAAATATAA
- the rpsA gene encoding 30S ribosomal protein S1 — protein sequence MNNEENNSMSMGELLKDYDVKRLNKGDIISGEVISVNQDEVMVNINYYKDGIIKKEEISYEDVSTSELLKTQDKIKVMILSLDDGDGNVVLSKKRADEILVWDEIYEAYETKKPINITIKEEVKGGLVTSYKGIRIFLPASQVSRERGTNIATLIGKQLEVRIIEFNKREKNIVASRRVIEEEAYSENKKVLWNSLKKGEKREGKVSRIVKFGAFVDIGGIEGLIHLSDLSWGRVNRAEEVVSAGETVEVFVGDFDVEKERLSLILKDVKKDPWQDTATTLKINDIVNGKVVKFTNFGAFVELFPGVEGLVHISEISEENIAKASDVLTIGQEIKVKILDVNLNDKKISLSIKDAVEKSREYEKFNDTFEGESLADLFKDFKF from the coding sequence ATGAATAATGAAGAAAATAACTCAATGTCAATGGGTGAATTACTTAAGGATTATGATGTAAAGCGCCTTAATAAAGGAGATATAATATCAGGTGAAGTTATATCTGTAAATCAGGATGAAGTAATGGTTAATATAAACTATTATAAGGATGGAATTATAAAAAAAGAGGAGATATCTTATGAAGATGTTTCTACAAGTGAATTGTTAAAAACTCAAGATAAAATAAAAGTAATGATTTTAAGCTTAGATGATGGAGATGGAAATGTGGTATTATCTAAGAAAAGAGCCGATGAAATATTGGTTTGGGATGAAATATACGAAGCATATGAAACTAAAAAGCCAATAAATATAACTATAAAAGAAGAAGTAAAAGGTGGGCTAGTTACAAGCTACAAAGGAATAAGAATATTCTTGCCTGCATCACAAGTTTCTAGAGAAAGAGGAACAAACATAGCTACTTTAATTGGTAAGCAATTAGAAGTTAGAATAATAGAATTTAATAAAAGAGAAAAAAATATAGTTGCTTCTAGGAGAGTAATTGAGGAAGAAGCTTATAGTGAAAATAAAAAAGTTCTTTGGAATTCACTTAAGAAAGGTGAAAAAAGGGAAGGAAAAGTTAGCAGAATTGTTAAGTTCGGTGCATTCGTTGATATTGGAGGAATTGAAGGATTAATTCATTTGTCAGATTTATCATGGGGAAGAGTTAATAGAGCCGAAGAAGTAGTTTCAGCAGGAGAAACTGTAGAGGTTTTTGTTGGAGATTTTGATGTTGAGAAAGAAAGACTTTCTCTAATATTAAAAGATGTCAAAAAAGATCCTTGGCAAGATACTGCTACTACATTAAAGATAAATGATATTGTTAATGGAAAAGTTGTTAAGTTTACTAACTTCGGTGCATTTGTAGAATTATTCCCAGGGGTTGAAGGATTAGTTCATATATCAGAAATATCTGAGGAAAACATTGCAAAAGCCTCTGACGTTTTAACAATTGGTCAAGAAATTAAAGTTAAGATTCTTGATGTAAACTTAAATGATAAAAAGATAAGTTTAAGCATAAAAGATGCAGTTGAAAAATCAAGAGAATATGAGAAATTCAATGATACCTTTGAAGGGGAAAGTTTAGCAGATCTTTTCAAAGATTTTAAGTTCTAA
- a CDS encoding PspA/IM30 family protein: protein MGIFNRMSNMFKAKVNSTLDEMENPIELLDQKLKDMEEQLSKAKLNSAQIIGNVQTIKKNMDTAQREAADFDEKVKLALSKGNEDLAKRALQKKLDADKKYEGLKTSYETAKVQAEAIKKNLVALEDEIQKTRQYRDEAAARYSTAQASEKVNEILANVQTKSNSIQIDSIERKIQRTEAKANGLAELREIDDFDSQFEKLEESDLDLELEKYKNGTV from the coding sequence ATGGGAATATTTAATAGGATGTCAAATATGTTTAAAGCAAAGGTTAATAGTACATTGGATGAAATGGAAAATCCAATAGAATTACTTGATCAAAAATTAAAGGATATGGAAGAACAACTATCTAAAGCAAAATTAAATTCGGCTCAAATAATAGGTAATGTTCAAACAATTAAAAAGAATATGGATACAGCTCAAAGAGAAGCTGCTGATTTTGATGAAAAAGTAAAACTTGCCCTATCTAAGGGAAATGAAGATCTTGCTAAAAGAGCTTTACAAAAGAAATTAGATGCAGATAAGAAATATGAAGGCTTAAAAACCAGCTATGAAACTGCTAAAGTTCAAGCTGAAGCAATCAAAAAGAACTTAGTTGCTTTAGAAGATGAAATACAAAAAACAAGACAATATAGAGATGAGGCTGCTGCAAGATACTCTACAGCTCAAGCTTCTGAAAAAGTAAATGAAATTTTAGCTAATGTTCAAACAAAAAGTAATTCTATCCAAATAGATTCTATAGAAAGAAAAATTCAAAGAACAGAAGCTAAAGCTAATGGCCTAGCAGAACTAAGAGAAATTGATGATTTTGATTCACAATTCGAAAAGCTTGAAGAGTCAGATTTAGATTTAGAGCTAGAAAAATATAAAAATGGTACTGTTTAA
- a CDS encoding DUF1292 domain-containing protein, translating to MNSDFEIITREKDKWGKIYTDIFYAIDNISPFLPEDFLKKKKFYVKGKVLKDFINLLEEEEQKGNKKGFFNKFSSPNLSSINNFKEQNKDTLTQLENCSKCACLNCVVECSFKTCSGCRRNSFIKTCDHSKINVRLHSGFTLNLTNNDSGKEDRFKVLATLENCEKDQEYIIIQNIMDSNDRYILYLYPGIKEDTYGEITDEEEFDLIAESFESIEA from the coding sequence ATGAATAGCGATTTCGAAATAATTACTAGAGAAAAAGATAAATGGGGGAAAATATATACAGATATATTTTATGCTATAGACAATATTTCTCCCTTCCTTCCTGAGGACTTTTTAAAAAAGAAAAAGTTTTATGTTAAAGGTAAAGTTCTAAAAGATTTTATTAATCTTTTAGAAGAAGAGGAGCAAAAGGGAAATAAGAAAGGCTTTTTCAATAAGTTTTCTTCTCCAAACCTTAGCTCAATTAATAATTTCAAAGAACAAAATAAAGATACATTAACACAATTAGAGAACTGTTCAAAATGTGCTTGCCTAAATTGTGTTGTAGAATGCTCATTCAAGACTTGTTCTGGATGTAGAAGAAATTCATTTATTAAAACCTGTGATCACTCTAAAATTAATGTCAGACTTCATAGTGGCTTTACTTTAAACCTTACAAATAATGATTCAGGTAAAGAGGATAGATTTAAAGTTCTCGCAACCTTAGAAAATTGTGAGAAGGATCAAGAATATATAATAATCCAAAACATAATGGATAGTAACGATAGATATATTCTATATTTATATCCTGGTATCAAAGAAGACACCTATGGAGAAATTACTGATGAAGAAGAGTTTGATTTAATCGCAGAAAGTTTTGAAAGTATAGAAGCTTAG
- a CDS encoding ABC-F family ATP-binding cassette domain-containing protein has product MNLINLENINKSYSEKILLDNISLGINEGDKIGLIGINGAGKSTLLKIIGGKEEFFDGDISKMKNIRIEYLSQSQDFTPEATVLEQIFKGDSKEMKLLREYEDILNSLEAGEEYNQEKFIKLQGEIEDLNLWGLESDAKIILNKLGISNYHQKVGTLSGGQKKRVALASALITPCDLLLLDEPTNHLDSDSIEWLEEYLNLRKGALIMITHDRYFLDIVVNRIIELDRGKIYSYQGNYSDFLIKKSERLEIEKSQEEKRASLIQKELKWVKRGAKARTTKQKARLQRFDELVNYEYIEPRGDVELSLIGTRLGNKSIEINNISKSFGDKLLINNFSYIFKKGDRVGIVGSNGMGKTTLINLIANKIELDSGSIEIGETVKLGCFSQDSSEMDESMRVIDYVREGGEVIPVSNGVNITASQMCERFMFDGNMQYTLIGKLSGGEKRRLQLLRVLMEAPNVLILDEPTNDLDIETLQILEDFLDDFGGILIIVSHDRYFLDRLCHKIFAYEGEGIISEYTGNFSDYLIKRELKTVEIPKEQKVQKERKKNKDERPKFSYNEQKEYEEIDGVIEKIEKKLEEIELEISKTVTDYGKLQVLLKEKEEVEEELALKYERWEYLNEIAEKISEYNK; this is encoded by the coding sequence ATGAATTTAATAAATCTTGAAAATATAAACAAAAGCTATAGTGAAAAAATTCTATTAGATAATATTTCATTAGGTATAAATGAAGGAGATAAAATAGGATTAATAGGTATAAATGGTGCTGGAAAGTCAACACTTCTAAAAATAATTGGAGGAAAAGAAGAGTTCTTTGACGGGGATATTTCTAAGATGAAAAATATTAGAATTGAATACTTATCACAAAGTCAAGATTTTACTCCAGAGGCTACTGTGTTAGAGCAGATTTTTAAGGGAGATTCAAAAGAAATGAAATTACTGAGAGAATATGAGGATATTCTTAATTCTTTAGAAGCAGGAGAAGAATATAATCAGGAAAAGTTTATAAAACTTCAAGGTGAAATTGAAGATTTAAATCTTTGGGGGCTAGAAAGTGACGCAAAGATAATACTAAATAAGTTAGGAATAAGTAATTATCATCAAAAGGTGGGTACTTTATCTGGAGGACAAAAGAAAAGAGTTGCACTAGCTTCAGCATTAATAACACCTTGTGACTTGCTTCTTTTAGATGAGCCTACAAACCATTTAGATAGTGATAGTATAGAATGGTTAGAGGAATATCTTAATCTTAGAAAAGGCGCACTTATAATGATTACGCATGATAGATATTTTCTTGATATAGTTGTAAATAGAATTATAGAATTAGATAGGGGAAAGATATATAGTTACCAAGGTAATTACTCTGATTTTCTTATAAAAAAGAGTGAGAGACTTGAAATAGAAAAAAGCCAAGAAGAGAAAAGGGCTAGCCTTATTCAGAAGGAATTAAAGTGGGTTAAAAGAGGTGCTAAAGCAAGAACAACAAAACAAAAAGCAAGACTTCAAAGATTTGATGAATTGGTAAACTATGAATATATTGAACCTAGAGGAGATGTAGAGTTAAGCTTAATAGGAACTAGATTAGGCAATAAATCTATAGAAATAAATAATATTAGTAAATCCTTTGGTGATAAACTACTTATAAACAACTTCTCATATATATTTAAAAAAGGTGATAGAGTTGGAATAGTTGGAAGTAATGGAATGGGAAAAACAACTTTGATAAACCTTATTGCAAACAAGATTGAACTTGACAGTGGAAGTATCGAAATCGGAGAAACAGTAAAGTTAGGATGCTTTTCCCAAGATAGTTCTGAGATGGATGAAAGTATGAGAGTAATCGACTATGTAAGAGAAGGGGGAGAAGTAATACCAGTTTCTAATGGAGTTAATATAACAGCTTCACAAATGTGTGAGAGATTTATGTTTGATGGGAACATGCAATATACTCTAATAGGTAAATTGTCAGGAGGAGAAAAGAGAAGATTACAGCTATTAAGAGTTCTTATGGAAGCACCAAATGTGCTGATATTAGATGAGCCCACAAATGATTTAGATATAGAAACCTTACAGATACTTGAGGATTTTCTTGATGACTTTGGAGGAATACTTATAATTGTATCCCATGATAGGTATTTCTTAGATAGATTATGTCATAAAATTTTTGCATATGAAGGAGAAGGAATAATAAGTGAATATACAGGTAATTTTAGCGATTATCTTATAAAAAGAGAGTTAAAAACTGTTGAAATTCCTAAAGAACAAAAGGTTCAAAAGGAAAGAAAGAAAAATAAAGATGAAAGACCAAAGTTTTCATATAATGAGCAGAAAGAATATGAAGAAATTGATGGAGTAATCGAAAAAATTGAAAAGAAACTGGAAGAAATAGAGTTAGAAATATCAAAGACTGTAACAGATTACGGAAAACTGCAAGTGCTATTAAAGGAAAAAGAAGAGGTTGAGGAAGAATTGGCTTTAAAGTATGAGAGATGGGAATACCTAAATGAGATTGCAGAAAAGATATCAGAATATAATAAATAA
- a CDS encoding metal-sensing transcriptional repressor, producing the protein MNEEKKQALQSLKTGKGQIEGIIKMIEDDRYCVDISNQIIAVQALLRKANKLILKQHMTHCVKAAIKREYDAEEKIDEILSILDKVMK; encoded by the coding sequence ATGAACGAAGAAAAGAAACAAGCTTTGCAAAGCCTTAAAACAGGAAAAGGGCAAATAGAGGGAATAATAAAAATGATAGAAGATGATAGATACTGTGTTGATATTTCAAATCAAATTATTGCAGTTCAAGCACTTCTAAGAAAAGCTAATAAATTAATATTAAAACAACATATGACACACTGTGTTAAGGCTGCGATTAAAAGGGAATATGATGCTGAAGAAAAAATAGATGAAATATTATCTATTTTAGATAAGGTTATGAAGTAG
- a CDS encoding CBS domain-containing protein: MNIAFFLTPKNEVIYENVDATMRQVMERMEHHGYTAIPLIDKSGKYVGTLTEGDLLWELKNSPDLNFKNTHTVKVKEIPRRIKHKSVSINSSIESIISLAVSQNFVPVVDDNGTFIGIIKRSDIINYCYNSMKQSQL; encoded by the coding sequence ATGAATATAGCATTTTTTCTAACACCTAAGAATGAGGTTATTTACGAGAATGTTGACGCTACTATGAGGCAGGTAATGGAGAGAATGGAGCACCATGGTTATACAGCAATTCCGCTTATAGATAAAAGTGGAAAGTATGTAGGAACCCTTACTGAAGGAGATTTGTTATGGGAGCTTAAAAATAGCCCAGACTTAAATTTTAAAAATACTCACACAGTAAAAGTTAAAGAAATACCTAGAAGAATAAAACACAAAAGTGTCTCAATTAATTCTTCAATTGAAAGTATAATATCTCTTGCCGTAAGTCAAAATTTTGTACCAGTAGTAGATGATAACGGAACATTTATTGGGATAATAAAGAGAAGTGATATAATTAATTATTGCTATAATAGTATGAAGCAATCTCAGCTTTAG
- a CDS encoding 3'-5' exonuclease has product MGFVIIDLEFNNLGEISKYFPNFYEENKDIRNLEIDNEIIEIGAVKLDKFMQKTEELKLYIKPTAFKILNPKITEITGIQEEDINEGVGYFEAMDRLRAFIGKDDIICSWAKNDIAEIIINSNFHGYKEISWLKEYLDIQEYCTKVLAHKKSISLKNALLELKIQVSDDNKLHDALNDADYTSKVFKRIYNPRIIKNYIVYDIFNMPALVIKNLEAFKIDYNRVNMTCPRCKNPMELEQPFKLFYWRFMGIDSCKKCRCKILHEVIIKKTFTGKEVYNEIKTPLNQMEYMDVSYKFQKVN; this is encoded by the coding sequence ATGGGGTTTGTTATAATAGATTTAGAATTCAATAACTTAGGAGAGATAAGCAAATATTTTCCAAATTTTTATGAAGAAAATAAAGATATAAGAAATCTAGAAATAGATAATGAAATAATAGAGATTGGAGCAGTTAAGCTAGATAAGTTTATGCAGAAAACTGAAGAATTAAAGCTTTATATTAAGCCAACAGCCTTTAAAATATTAAATCCAAAGATTACTGAAATTACAGGCATACAAGAAGAGGATATTAATGAGGGCGTAGGTTATTTCGAAGCTATGGATAGGCTGAGAGCGTTTATAGGAAAGGATGATATAATATGCTCTTGGGCTAAAAATGATATAGCAGAAATTATAATAAATTCAAATTTTCATGGCTATAAAGAAATAAGTTGGTTAAAAGAATATTTAGATATTCAGGAATATTGTACAAAGGTTCTAGCACATAAAAAATCTATTAGTTTAAAAAATGCGCTTTTAGAATTAAAAATACAGGTAAGTGACGATAATAAATTGCATGATGCATTAAATGATGCAGATTATACTTCAAAAGTATTTAAAAGAATATATAACCCTAGAATTATAAAAAATTATATAGTTTATGATATTTTTAATATGCCTGCGCTAGTTATTAAAAATTTAGAAGCTTTTAAAATTGATTATAATAGGGTGAATATGACTTGTCCAAGATGCAAAAATCCAATGGAGTTAGAACAACCTTTCAAGTTATTCTATTGGAGATTTATGGGCATAGATTCTTGTAAAAAATGTAGATGTAAAATTCTACATGAGGTTATTATTAAAAAAACTTTTACAGGAAAAGAAGTTTATAATGAGATTAAAACTCCTTTAAATCAGATGGAATATATGGATGTTTCCTATAAATTTCAAAAGGTAAATTGA